A single window of Archangium gephyra DNA harbors:
- a CDS encoding PadR family transcriptional regulator, with amino-acid sequence MDTPLSTRAAILTVLIQDRSFGLELIEKVHARTGGKIVLNEGTVYPALKALEREGLVRSFEGEPLAERGGRPRRYYELTGEGRRAALEQKRAVPGGVLRPARVF; translated from the coding sequence ATGGACACTCCCCTCTCGACCCGGGCCGCGATCCTGACCGTGCTGATTCAGGACAGGAGCTTCGGGCTGGAGCTCATCGAGAAGGTGCACGCGCGGACCGGGGGGAAGATCGTCCTGAACGAGGGCACGGTGTACCCCGCCCTCAAGGCGCTGGAGCGCGAGGGCCTGGTGCGCAGCTTCGAGGGAGAGCCCCTGGCGGAGCGAGGCGGCCGGCCGAGGCGCTACTACGAGCTGACGGGCGAGGGCCGGCGTGCCGCGCTCGAGCAGAAGCGGGCGGTGCCCGGAGGAGTGCTGAGGCCCGCGAGAGTCTTCTGA
- a CDS encoding prolyl hydroxylase family protein — protein MGAATQVDSKQPFIRTLSAVLSEAECEAIRQRIESLGPAPAPITTPFGFVMRPDIRNNDRVMFDDVALAAELFERVSSCIPQVLGGWRAVGTNERFRCYRYQPGQYFAPHKDGAFVRSADERSLLTLLVYLNGECEGGETRFPTLGQEVVPARGMGLLFEHRVLHEGAEVRGGVKYVLRTDVMYRFEG, from the coding sequence ATGGGCGCAGCGACACAGGTGGACTCGAAACAGCCGTTCATCCGGACCCTGTCCGCCGTGCTCTCCGAGGCGGAGTGCGAGGCGATACGCCAGCGCATCGAGTCCCTGGGGCCAGCCCCCGCGCCCATCACCACCCCGTTTGGCTTCGTGATGCGCCCGGACATCCGCAACAACGATCGGGTGATGTTCGACGACGTGGCCCTGGCCGCGGAGCTCTTCGAGCGCGTGAGCTCCTGCATCCCACAGGTGCTGGGCGGTTGGCGGGCGGTGGGAACCAACGAGCGGTTCCGCTGCTACCGCTACCAGCCGGGGCAGTACTTCGCGCCCCACAAGGACGGGGCCTTCGTCCGCTCGGCGGACGAGCGGAGCCTGCTCACCCTGCTCGTCTACCTCAATGGGGAGTGCGAGGGCGGAGAGACGCGCTTTCCCACGCTGGGCCAGGAGGTTGTCCCGGCCCGGGGCATGGGCCTGCTGTTCGAGCACCGGGTGCTGCACGAGGGCGCGGAGGTACGCGGTGGCGTCAAATACGTGCTGCGCACGGACGTGATGTACCGCTTCGAGGGGTGA
- the mltG gene encoding endolytic transglycosylase MltG codes for MKRILLVLVGLFVLAVGAVAGTFFWAEREVQRSVAPPGAASVEFTVPKGTTGRGLGTQLAAQGLIRDVRIWRWHLYRRGAFAPKAGRHMVSPSMTMAELSTALEGSPIPEDVPFVVIEGWRLRDTDAALATAGLIKPGAYIAAASEPGRYTAAFPLPRATLEGYLYPETYRVVPGSFNVQELIQRQLDTFAERFYTPHREALQQSGRSLHEVVVMASMLEREEPVPAQRPLVAGILWKRVDKGFPLGVDATSRYELAEWNDRVAFLKRLRDQEDPWNTRHRKGLPPGPIGAPTVESLQASLKPKPSEFWYYLHDAERRLHPSRNADEHEALRRKYNVY; via the coding sequence ATGAAGCGCATTCTTCTCGTCCTGGTTGGGCTGTTCGTCCTCGCGGTGGGCGCGGTTGCCGGCACGTTCTTCTGGGCGGAGCGTGAGGTCCAACGCTCCGTGGCCCCGCCGGGCGCCGCCTCCGTTGAATTCACCGTGCCCAAGGGCACCACGGGCCGCGGCCTGGGCACCCAGCTCGCCGCCCAGGGGCTGATCCGCGACGTCCGCATCTGGCGCTGGCACCTCTACCGCCGCGGCGCCTTCGCCCCCAAGGCGGGCCGCCACATGGTGAGCCCGTCCATGACGATGGCGGAGCTGTCCACCGCGCTCGAGGGCAGCCCCATCCCCGAGGACGTCCCCTTCGTCGTCATCGAGGGCTGGCGCCTGCGTGACACCGACGCGGCGCTCGCCACCGCGGGCCTCATCAAGCCGGGCGCCTATATCGCCGCCGCCAGCGAGCCTGGGCGCTACACCGCGGCCTTCCCGCTGCCGCGCGCCACGCTCGAGGGCTACCTCTACCCGGAGACGTACCGGGTGGTGCCCGGCTCCTTCAACGTCCAGGAGCTCATCCAGCGCCAGCTGGACACCTTCGCCGAGCGCTTCTACACGCCGCACCGCGAGGCCCTCCAGCAGAGCGGCCGCAGCCTGCACGAGGTGGTGGTGATGGCCTCGATGCTGGAGCGCGAGGAGCCGGTGCCGGCGCAGCGTCCGCTGGTGGCGGGCATCCTCTGGAAGCGCGTGGACAAGGGCTTCCCGCTGGGCGTGGACGCGACGTCGCGCTACGAGCTGGCCGAGTGGAATGATCGGGTGGCCTTCCTCAAGCGGCTGCGCGACCAGGAGGATCCGTGGAACACGCGGCACCGCAAGGGCCTGCCGCCGGGGCCCATCGGCGCGCCCACGGTGGAGTCGCTCCAGGCCTCGCTCAAGCCCAAGCCGAGCGAGTTCTGGTACTACCTCCACGACGCCGAGCGGCGCCTGCACCCCTCGCGCAACGCCGACGAGCACGAGGCGCTGCGCCGCAAGTACAACGTCTACTGA
- a CDS encoding M24 family metallopeptidase — MRRALISALLLLTALPASAADSHAQSSWPRIRKARIQQLLPRAMELAQVDAWVVICRENDNDPLAMHVGCENTGAQAAFLFLKQKGGLRSLALSPAGEARALQDVGPFDEVVSLERGTDLFARVATALAEAKPQRLAVNSSSHLTVADGLSATQRQRLEAALSPALRRRIVSSEELVFEWLSVKLPEEVEIMRRAAALTSSLQEEAYRTVVPGKTRDSDVARFLKKRMAELGVEDGWQPDQNPNVNSGPDRGHSHATDRVIQPGDFIQMDFGIKVEGVWGTDIQRFAYVLAPGETQPPAEALEKWEKSKKGSRVALAAMKPGVRGYDVDKAQRDWMREAGSEPVMWGTGHPVGYWAHDVGPALSGAQKGKPPEGWALRPLRPGQVFGFDGFFAWKLATPGETKTLSVEEMAVVTEKGAEYLIPPQEALILIPSPAEQPRQPGSGG, encoded by the coding sequence ATGCGTCGTGCCCTGATCTCCGCCCTGCTGCTCCTCACGGCCCTGCCCGCCAGCGCCGCCGACTCCCACGCCCAGAGTTCCTGGCCCCGCATCCGCAAGGCCCGCATCCAGCAACTGCTCCCGCGCGCCATGGAGCTGGCACAGGTGGATGCCTGGGTCGTGATCTGCCGCGAGAACGACAACGATCCCCTGGCCATGCACGTGGGCTGTGAGAACACCGGCGCCCAGGCGGCCTTCCTCTTCCTGAAGCAGAAGGGCGGACTGCGCTCTCTCGCGCTCTCTCCGGCGGGTGAGGCCAGGGCCCTCCAGGACGTGGGCCCCTTCGATGAGGTGGTCTCCCTGGAGCGCGGTACGGACCTGTTCGCCCGGGTGGCCACGGCGCTCGCCGAGGCGAAGCCCCAGCGCCTCGCGGTGAACTCCTCGAGCCACCTCACCGTGGCGGATGGGCTGTCGGCCACCCAGCGTCAGCGGCTCGAGGCGGCGCTCTCTCCCGCGCTGCGCCGCCGCATCGTCTCCTCCGAGGAGCTCGTCTTCGAGTGGCTGTCCGTGAAGCTCCCCGAGGAGGTGGAGATCATGCGGCGCGCCGCGGCGCTGACGTCCTCGCTCCAGGAGGAGGCCTATCGCACCGTCGTCCCTGGCAAGACGCGTGACTCGGACGTGGCCCGCTTCCTCAAGAAGCGCATGGCCGAGCTGGGCGTGGAGGACGGCTGGCAACCCGACCAGAACCCCAATGTGAACTCCGGTCCGGACCGGGGCCACTCGCACGCGACGGACCGGGTCATCCAGCCGGGTGACTTCATCCAGATGGACTTCGGCATCAAGGTGGAGGGCGTGTGGGGCACCGACATCCAGCGCTTCGCCTACGTGCTCGCCCCGGGCGAGACGCAGCCTCCCGCCGAGGCGCTGGAGAAGTGGGAGAAGTCGAAGAAGGGCAGCCGCGTGGCGCTCGCGGCGATGAAGCCCGGGGTGCGCGGCTATGACGTGGACAAGGCCCAGCGCGACTGGATGCGCGAGGCGGGCTCGGAGCCGGTGATGTGGGGCACGGGCCATCCCGTGGGCTACTGGGCGCACGACGTGGGCCCGGCGCTCTCGGGCGCGCAGAAGGGCAAGCCCCCCGAGGGCTGGGCGCTCCGGCCCCTCCGCCCCGGTCAGGTGTTCGGCTTCGATGGCTTCTTCGCCTGGAAGCTCGCGACCCCCGGCGAGACGAAGACGCTCTCCGTCGAGGAGATGGCCGTGGTGACGGAGAAGGGCGCGGAGTACCTCATCCCGCCGCAGGAGGCGCTCATCCTCATCCCCTCGCCAGCGGAGCAGCCCCGCCAGCCCGGCAGCGGGGGGTGA
- a CDS encoding DUF5682 family protein, with protein MQGTPGLHVVGVRHHSPACARVVAHTLHKVKPRHVLIEGPADMNDRLDELLLPHELPLAVFSSYRDEARTHASWTPFCAYSPEWVALTEGQAAGAQVRFMDLPAWDKSFHGVRNRYSDGERRTTRLIETLCRKLGLEGMDALWDHLFEQPCELEALAERLRVYFDSYRVEEEATESDHRREAFMLAHVEAALALGDGPVLVVCGGFHAPVLARATVKPGATFPETPSHPSARSYLVPYSFRRLDSFTGYESGMPSPAFYQAVWELGPEKAPEHMLRAAVTRLRGRGQHVSSADLIAASVMAEGLGRLRAHTALARSDLLDGMAAALVKDALDVALPWTMRGVLSPDTDPLLAEVLRAFSGEHTGRLSDLTPRPPLLADVERVLTVHELRPQGRTRKVGVELREPAHLERSRALHRLRVLGIPGFTRDAGPTFPTEPVLQESWTVAPSEDFISWVIEASGWGPTLEQAATGRLEEALSTAGPDLGRLALLLAESLFIGAKGLARRVLETVATQALHEPELTRLGLALERLLSVWRHDVLLGAQGSADVGAVIKAAFERGLWLLEQLDGPALPADDGHLRAVAALRDTLRFAGRALALDETHAAAVFERRLADLRAPPAVRGAALGALWSLSRFSDEASAEAAAIRATRAASRPATLGDFLAGLFRLAREQVVRAPPVTAVLDEVLRELPQEDFLVAVPALRLAFGFFPPQEKEDIARSILTLHGKDPSGARALIRLEVDPALVAAGTALDDEVEQVLARYGLLRPPEGGAR; from the coding sequence ATGCAGGGGACTCCGGGCCTCCATGTCGTCGGCGTGCGCCACCACAGCCCGGCGTGTGCCCGCGTCGTGGCGCACACGCTGCACAAGGTGAAACCCCGCCACGTGCTCATCGAGGGCCCGGCGGATATGAATGACCGCCTGGACGAGCTGCTCCTCCCGCACGAGCTGCCGCTGGCCGTCTTCAGCAGCTACCGCGACGAGGCGCGGACCCATGCCTCGTGGACGCCCTTCTGCGCCTACTCACCCGAGTGGGTGGCCCTGACGGAGGGCCAGGCGGCCGGGGCCCAGGTGCGCTTCATGGACCTGCCCGCCTGGGACAAGTCCTTCCATGGCGTGCGCAACCGCTACTCGGACGGCGAGCGCCGCACCACCCGGCTCATCGAGACGCTCTGCCGCAAGCTGGGCCTGGAGGGGATGGATGCCCTCTGGGATCACCTCTTCGAGCAGCCGTGCGAGCTGGAGGCATTGGCGGAGCGGCTGCGCGTCTACTTCGACTCGTACCGCGTCGAGGAGGAGGCCACCGAGAGCGACCACCGGCGCGAGGCCTTCATGCTGGCGCACGTGGAGGCCGCGCTGGCCCTGGGAGACGGCCCCGTGCTGGTGGTGTGCGGTGGCTTCCACGCGCCCGTGCTCGCGCGGGCCACGGTGAAACCGGGCGCCACCTTCCCCGAGACGCCGAGCCACCCGTCCGCGCGCAGCTACCTCGTGCCCTACAGCTTCCGCCGCCTGGACTCCTTCACCGGCTACGAGTCCGGCATGCCCTCCCCCGCCTTCTACCAGGCGGTGTGGGAGCTCGGCCCCGAGAAGGCCCCGGAGCACATGCTGCGCGCCGCCGTCACGCGCTTGCGCGGCCGGGGACAGCACGTCTCCTCGGCGGATCTCATCGCCGCCTCCGTCATGGCCGAGGGACTCGGACGCCTGCGTGCCCATACGGCCCTGGCGCGCTCGGATCTGCTCGACGGGATGGCGGCCGCTCTGGTGAAGGATGCGCTCGACGTGGCGCTGCCGTGGACGATGCGCGGCGTCCTCTCTCCGGACACGGATCCACTCCTCGCCGAGGTGCTGCGCGCCTTCTCCGGCGAGCACACGGGCCGTCTCAGCGACCTCACCCCGAGGCCTCCGCTGCTGGCCGACGTGGAGCGCGTGTTGACCGTCCACGAGCTCCGGCCCCAGGGGCGCACCCGGAAGGTGGGCGTGGAGCTGCGCGAGCCGGCGCACCTGGAGCGCAGCCGCGCGCTGCACCGGCTGCGGGTGCTCGGCATTCCCGGCTTCACGCGGGACGCGGGCCCCACCTTCCCCACCGAGCCCGTGCTCCAGGAGTCCTGGACGGTGGCCCCTTCGGAGGACTTCATCTCCTGGGTCATCGAGGCCTCGGGCTGGGGGCCCACGTTGGAGCAGGCGGCCACCGGACGGCTCGAGGAGGCGCTCAGCACCGCCGGCCCGGACCTGGGCAGGCTCGCGCTGCTGCTCGCCGAGAGTCTCTTCATCGGCGCGAAGGGCCTGGCGCGGCGCGTGCTCGAGACCGTGGCCACGCAGGCCCTGCACGAGCCGGAGCTCACCCGCCTGGGCCTGGCCCTGGAGCGGCTGCTCTCCGTCTGGCGCCATGACGTGCTGCTCGGCGCCCAGGGCTCGGCCGACGTGGGTGCCGTCATCAAGGCGGCGTTCGAGCGGGGACTCTGGTTGCTCGAGCAGCTCGACGGGCCCGCCCTTCCGGCGGACGACGGACACCTGCGCGCCGTGGCCGCGCTGCGCGACACGCTCCGCTTCGCGGGCCGGGCCCTCGCGCTCGACGAGACACATGCCGCCGCCGTGTTCGAGCGCCGCCTGGCCGATCTCCGTGCACCGCCCGCGGTGAGAGGTGCCGCGCTCGGAGCGCTCTGGTCCCTGTCCCGCTTCTCCGACGAGGCCAGCGCCGAGGCCGCCGCCATCCGCGCGACCCGGGCCGCTTCACGTCCCGCCACCCTGGGCGACTTCCTGGCCGGCCTGTTCCGGCTCGCCCGTGAGCAGGTGGTGCGCGCGCCTCCCGTCACCGCGGTGCTGGACGAGGTGCTCCGCGAGTTGCCCCAGGAGGACTTCCTCGTCGCCGTCCCCGCCCTGCGCCTGGCCTTCGGCTTCTTCCCGCCCCAGGAGAAGGAGGACATCGCCCGATCAATCCTCACGCTCCACGGCAAGGATCCCTCGGGTGCTCGGGCGCTGATCCGCCTCGAGGTGGATCCGGCGCTCGTCGCGGCGGGCACGGCGCTGGACGACGAGGTGGAGCAGGTGCTGGCCCGCTACGGACTGCTGCGGCCCCCCGAGGGAGGTGCGCGATGA
- a CDS encoding VWA domain-containing protein has protein sequence MTMDPLARWRLVLGEAAEGALGNSLDAQGRGMDAALEWLYGREGDLAERDVRGRQGGQGPSALTVPDWINEVHTLFPKETIERLERDAVERYKIDEVVTRADVLSRVEPNETLLRAVLRTKHLMNPEVLAVARRIVEKVVRALMEKLSKEVRQTFSGVLDRRRRSPLKVARNFDFRRTLRENLDRYSPSERKVAIERASFFSRTRKYTERWQVILLVDQSGSMTSSVIHSAVTAACLWGLPGIQTHLIAFDTAVVDLTREVTDPVELLMKVQLGGGTDIQQAVAYGARLIEAPRRSIVVLITDFYEGGSPEMLVRRVKELCAQGTKVLGLAALEPDATPNYDRDLARRLVDVGAHVGAMTPGQLAAWIAEKVRA, from the coding sequence ATGACGATGGATCCCCTGGCGCGCTGGCGCCTCGTGCTCGGTGAGGCGGCGGAGGGAGCGCTCGGCAACAGCCTGGACGCCCAGGGCCGCGGCATGGACGCGGCGCTCGAGTGGCTGTACGGACGCGAGGGAGACCTCGCCGAGCGCGACGTCCGGGGGCGCCAGGGAGGCCAGGGCCCCTCCGCGCTCACCGTCCCCGACTGGATCAACGAGGTCCACACCCTCTTCCCCAAGGAGACCATCGAGCGCCTCGAGCGCGACGCCGTCGAGCGCTACAAGATCGACGAGGTGGTGACACGCGCCGACGTGCTCTCGCGCGTGGAGCCCAACGAGACGCTGCTGCGCGCCGTGCTGCGCACCAAGCACCTCATGAATCCCGAGGTGCTGGCGGTGGCCCGCCGCATCGTCGAGAAGGTGGTGCGCGCGCTGATGGAGAAGCTGAGCAAGGAGGTCCGCCAGACCTTCTCGGGCGTGCTCGACCGGCGCCGCCGCTCGCCGCTGAAGGTGGCGCGCAACTTCGACTTCCGGCGCACGCTGCGCGAGAACCTGGACCGCTACTCCCCCTCCGAGCGCAAGGTCGCCATCGAGCGCGCCTCGTTCTTCTCGCGCACCCGGAAGTACACCGAGCGCTGGCAGGTCATCCTCCTGGTGGATCAATCCGGGAGCATGACGTCGTCGGTCATCCACTCGGCCGTCACCGCGGCCTGTCTGTGGGGGCTGCCGGGCATCCAGACGCACCTGATCGCCTTCGACACCGCCGTGGTGGATCTCACCCGCGAGGTGACCGACCCGGTGGAGCTGCTGATGAAGGTGCAGCTCGGAGGAGGCACGGACATCCAGCAGGCGGTGGCCTACGGCGCCCGGCTCATCGAGGCGCCCCGGCGGAGCATCGTGGTCCTCATCACGGACTTCTACGAGGGCGGCAGCCCCGAGATGCTCGTGCGCCGCGTGAAGGAGCTGTGCGCCCAGGGGACGAAGGTGCTGGGGCTCGCGGCGCTCGAACCGGACGCGACCCCGAACTATGACCGGGACCTGGCCCGGCGGCTGGTGGACGTGGGCGCCCACGTGGGAGCGATGACGCCCGGCCAGCTCGCGGCGTGGATCGCCGAGAAGGTGCGCGCATGA
- a CDS encoding 4Fe-4S binding protein — MPESLNREKARRAAAHPDRPGEQCRAEAGRFVPVVDRSKCEGKRDCVEVCPYGVFEVRRMEDSDFAGLSVLGKLKSIVHGRKTAYTPQADQCQACGLCVVACPEKAIRLVAVQQDV; from the coding sequence ATGCCTGAGTCCCTGAATCGAGAGAAGGCCCGGCGCGCGGCCGCGCACCCGGATCGTCCTGGCGAGCAGTGCCGGGCCGAGGCCGGGCGCTTCGTCCCCGTGGTGGACCGAAGCAAGTGCGAGGGCAAGCGCGATTGCGTGGAGGTCTGCCCCTACGGCGTCTTCGAGGTCCGCCGCATGGAGGATTCCGACTTCGCGGGGCTCTCCGTGCTCGGGAAGCTCAAGAGCATCGTGCACGGGCGGAAGACCGCCTACACGCCACAGGCGGACCAGTGCCAGGCGTGTGGCCTGTGCGTCGTCGCGTGCCCGGAAAAGGCCATCCGGTTGGTCGCGGTCCAACAGGACGTGTGA
- a CDS encoding DUF2891 domain-containing protein, producing the protein MTSPLLLTILVTTLTSHTPPSPEFGAEAATRFAELALACVHREYPNKIAHVLAGDADVRPPRELTPAFYGCYDWHSAVHGHWLLVRLARTFPEAPFAARAREEVAKSLTPANIEAEVRYLSAPGRVSFERPYGLAWLLQLAAELREWDDPQAREWSATLKPLEARAADRLREWLPKLSRPIREGEHDQTAFSFGLILDWARQAEDRAMEQLLTSRVETFYGKDVRCPLAYEPSGQDFLSPCLGEADLMRRILPPARFATWLRAFLPEIPTDGSSAWLAPAVVTDPSDPKLAHLDGLNLSRAWMLEGIVSGLPPADKRLRALRATAKQHREAGLRAVTGAHYEGGHWLGSFAVYLVTGRGLRKP; encoded by the coding sequence ATGACCTCCCCTCTCCTGCTGACGATCCTCGTGACCACGCTCACCTCCCATACGCCCCCGTCCCCGGAGTTCGGCGCCGAGGCCGCGACACGCTTCGCGGAGCTGGCGCTCGCCTGCGTCCACCGGGAGTACCCGAACAAGATCGCGCATGTGCTGGCCGGTGACGCGGATGTGCGCCCGCCTCGCGAGCTCACCCCGGCCTTCTACGGCTGCTACGACTGGCACTCGGCCGTCCACGGGCACTGGCTGCTGGTGCGGCTGGCGAGGACCTTCCCGGAGGCGCCCTTCGCCGCGCGGGCCCGGGAGGAGGTGGCGAAGAGTCTGACGCCCGCGAACATCGAGGCGGAGGTGCGCTACCTGAGCGCCCCGGGCCGGGTGTCCTTCGAGCGGCCCTATGGGCTGGCGTGGCTGCTCCAGCTCGCGGCGGAGCTGCGGGAGTGGGACGATCCCCAGGCGCGCGAGTGGTCGGCCACGCTGAAGCCGCTGGAGGCGCGCGCGGCCGATCGGCTCCGGGAGTGGCTGCCCAAGCTCTCGCGGCCCATCCGCGAGGGCGAGCATGATCAGACGGCCTTCTCCTTCGGGCTCATCCTCGACTGGGCGCGGCAGGCGGAGGATCGCGCGATGGAGCAACTGCTGACGTCGCGGGTGGAGACCTTCTATGGGAAGGACGTCCGGTGCCCGCTCGCGTACGAGCCCTCGGGGCAGGACTTCCTCTCGCCGTGCCTGGGAGAGGCGGACCTGATGCGGCGGATCCTCCCCCCGGCGCGCTTCGCCACCTGGCTGCGAGCCTTCCTGCCGGAGATTCCCACGGATGGCTCCAGCGCGTGGCTCGCCCCGGCGGTGGTGACGGACCCGAGCGATCCGAAGCTGGCGCACCTGGATGGGCTGAACCTGAGCCGGGCGTGGATGCTGGAGGGAATCGTGTCCGGACTGCCGCCCGCGGACAAACGGCTCCGGGCGCTGCGGGCCACGGCGAAGCAGCACCGCGAGGCGGGGCTCCGGGCGGTGACCGGAGCCCACTACGAGGGAGGACACTGGCTGGGCAGCTTCGCCGTGTACCTCGTCACGGGCAGGGGCCTGCGCAAGCCGTGA
- a CDS encoding ATP-binding protein: MTAERNTAELTALLAEQKRVEHALRSSEARLAGIISLAADAIISVNGQGRITLFNSGAEQIFGYSAQEILGQPLELLLPERFRGGHPGHLEGFGRGPVVSRRMAERQPIFGLRKNGEEFPAEAAISHMEVEGERVLTAILRDVSLQKQVEAEHRFLARAGETLSSSLDAERTLASMARLTVESLADWCVVYVSEGAHVRRLEVAHQQPGQRELATALREFRIDMGQPFLAREVLVRREPLLLPVVTPEALESMAQGGEHLSLLRRLGPRSLMGVPLLSGEQLLGALVFISTRPGHSYGPVDVEFALGLARLASLAMENARLYQAAQRAAKVRDEVLGIVAHDLRSPLNSISLWTQVVERQIQKLGSADLQTRSQEALGSIASACRRMSRLIQDLLDVARLEAGRLSLNVSPQTPASLLREALDSAGPEATGFQLHLEAPEEASPVLADRDRLLQVFSNLLGNALKFTPAGGEIRVGARMEGEQVLFYVRDTGPGIPAESLAHIFDRFWQANRTDRRGAGLGLSIAKGIVEAHGGRLQVESEPGRGSTFSFTVPTVPRAKPR; this comes from the coding sequence ATGACGGCGGAGCGGAACACGGCGGAGCTGACGGCGCTGCTCGCCGAGCAGAAGCGCGTGGAGCACGCCCTGCGCTCCTCGGAGGCCCGGCTCGCGGGCATCATCTCCCTGGCCGCGGACGCCATCATCTCCGTGAACGGCCAGGGACGCATCACCCTCTTCAACTCCGGGGCGGAGCAGATCTTCGGCTACAGCGCCCAGGAGATCCTCGGCCAGCCGCTGGAGCTGCTCCTCCCCGAGCGCTTCCGGGGCGGCCACCCCGGACACCTCGAGGGCTTTGGACGAGGGCCCGTGGTCTCCCGGAGGATGGCCGAGCGCCAGCCCATCTTCGGCCTGAGGAAGAACGGAGAGGAGTTCCCCGCCGAGGCCGCCATCTCCCACATGGAGGTGGAGGGCGAGCGGGTGCTGACGGCCATCCTGCGGGACGTCTCCCTGCAGAAGCAGGTGGAGGCGGAGCACCGCTTCCTGGCGCGGGCCGGGGAGACGCTCTCCAGTTCCCTGGACGCCGAGCGCACCCTGGCCTCGATGGCCCGGCTCACGGTGGAGTCGCTGGCGGACTGGTGCGTGGTGTACGTCTCGGAGGGAGCGCACGTGCGCCGGCTGGAGGTGGCCCACCAACAGCCCGGACAGCGGGAGCTGGCCACGGCGCTGCGCGAGTTCCGCATCGACATGGGCCAGCCCTTCCTCGCGCGCGAGGTGCTGGTGCGGCGCGAGCCCCTGCTCCTGCCCGTCGTCACCCCCGAGGCGCTGGAGTCCATGGCCCAGGGCGGCGAGCACCTGTCGCTGCTGCGGCGGCTCGGGCCGCGCTCGCTCATGGGCGTGCCCCTGCTGAGTGGCGAGCAGCTGTTGGGCGCGCTGGTCTTCATCTCGACCCGTCCCGGGCACAGCTATGGCCCCGTGGACGTGGAGTTCGCCCTGGGACTGGCACGGCTGGCCAGCCTGGCGATGGAGAACGCCCGGCTCTACCAGGCCGCGCAGCGCGCGGCGAAGGTGCGCGACGAGGTGCTGGGCATCGTGGCCCATGATCTGCGCAGTCCGCTCAACTCCATCTCCCTGTGGACCCAGGTGGTCGAGCGGCAGATCCAGAAGCTGGGCTCGGCGGACCTCCAGACCCGGAGCCAGGAGGCCCTGGGCTCCATCGCCTCCGCGTGCCGGCGCATGAGCCGGCTCATCCAGGATCTCCTGGACGTGGCCCGGCTGGAGGCGGGCCGGCTGTCCCTGAACGTGAGCCCCCAGACCCCCGCCAGCCTGCTCCGGGAAGCCCTCGATTCAGCCGGTCCCGAGGCCACGGGGTTCCAGCTGCACCTGGAAGCTCCCGAGGAGGCGTCCCCGGTCCTGGCCGATCGGGATCGGCTGCTCCAGGTCTTCTCCAACCTGCTGGGCAATGCGCTGAAGTTCACGCCGGCGGGAGGGGAGATCCGGGTGGGGGCGCGGATGGAGGGCGAGCAGGTCCTCTTCTATGTGCGCGATACCGGTCCGGGCATTCCCGCCGAGTCGCTCGCACACATCTTCGATCGCTTCTGGCAGGCGAACCGGACGGACCGCCGCGGGGCGGGCCTCGGGTTGTCCATCGCCAAGGGCATCGTCGAGGCGCACGGTGGGCGGCTCCAGGTGGAGAGCGAGCCGGGCCGTGGCAGCACCTTCTCCTTCACCGTGCCGACCGTGCCTCGAGCCAAGCCGCGCTGA